From a region of the Acidicapsa acidisoli genome:
- the leuC gene encoding 3-isopropylmalate dehydratase large subunit, protein MSSQPKTLFEKVWEQHVVAEPAGEPTLLYIDLHLIHEVTSPQAFEGLRLTGRTVRRPDRCVATVDHNVPTLLAERFNIVDQIAAKQISTLRENCKEFGIELFDIGSREQGIVHVIGPELGITKPGMTIVCGDSHTSTHGAFGALAFGIGTSEVEHVLATQTLPQGKPKTFRINVEGKLPRGVTAKDIVLAIIGQIGTDGATGSVIEYAGSAIRSLSMEGRMTICNMSIEAGARAGMISPDETTFAYLKGRRYSPQGAAWDAAVAEWRKLPSDPGAKFDRELIIDATTLVPYVSWGTSPGMVAPITASVPNPADAETEGERRAFERALEYMDLKAGTLLEEINIDRVFIGSCTNSRIEDLRAAAGIAKGHKVSSHVSAMVVPGSMAVKEQAEAEGLDHVFKEAGFDWREPGCSMCLGMNPDILSPGERCASTSNRNFEGRQGRGGRTHLVSPEMAAAAAIAGHFVDVRKWSEIQEAVEAAN, encoded by the coding sequence ATGAGCAGTCAACCAAAAACACTCTTCGAAAAAGTATGGGAGCAGCACGTAGTCGCCGAGCCAGCGGGCGAACCCACGCTGCTCTACATAGACCTGCATCTCATCCACGAGGTTACCTCGCCGCAGGCATTCGAGGGCCTGCGCCTCACCGGACGCACGGTGCGCCGTCCCGACCGCTGCGTCGCCACCGTGGACCACAACGTGCCTACGCTGCTCGCCGAGCGCTTCAACATCGTCGATCAGATCGCAGCCAAGCAGATCTCGACCCTGCGCGAAAACTGCAAAGAGTTCGGCATCGAACTCTTCGACATTGGCAGCCGCGAGCAAGGCATCGTCCACGTCATCGGCCCCGAACTCGGCATCACCAAGCCCGGCATGACCATCGTCTGCGGCGACAGCCATACCAGCACGCACGGCGCATTCGGAGCGCTCGCCTTCGGCATCGGAACCAGCGAAGTCGAGCACGTTCTCGCCACGCAGACCCTACCGCAGGGCAAGCCGAAGACCTTCCGCATCAATGTAGAAGGCAAGCTGCCCAGGGGCGTCACGGCGAAAGACATTGTCCTCGCCATCATCGGCCAGATCGGCACCGACGGCGCGACCGGCAGCGTCATCGAATACGCAGGCTCCGCCATTCGCTCGCTCTCGATGGAAGGCCGCATGACCATCTGCAACATGAGCATCGAAGCAGGCGCGCGCGCCGGCATGATCTCTCCTGACGAGACCACTTTCGCGTATCTCAAGGGCCGCCGCTACTCGCCGCAAGGCGCTGCATGGGACGCAGCCGTCGCTGAATGGCGCAAACTTCCCAGCGACCCCGGCGCAAAATTCGACCGCGAACTGATCATCGACGCAACCACCCTCGTCCCCTACGTAAGCTGGGGCACCAGCCCCGGCATGGTCGCGCCGATTACAGCCTCCGTTCCCAACCCAGCCGACGCTGAAACTGAAGGCGAGCGTCGCGCCTTCGAACGCGCCCTCGAATACATGGACCTCAAAGCCGGAACACTGCTCGAAGAGATCAACATCGACCGCGTCTTCATCGGCTCCTGCACCAACTCACGCATTGAAGATCTGCGCGCCGCCGCCGGCATCGCCAAGGGCCACAAAGTCTCCTCGCATGTTTCCGCGATGGTCGTTCCCGGCTCCATGGCCGTCAAGGAACAAGCCGAAGCCGAAGGCCTCGATCATGTATTCAAAGAGGCAGGCTTCGACTGGCGCGAGCCTGGCTGTTCGATGTGTCTGGGCATGAATCCTGACATTCTCTCGCCTGGCGAACGCTGCGCTTCCACCAGCAATCGCAACTTCGAAGGCCGCCAGGGCCGCGGCGGACGCACGCATCTCGTCTCGCCGGAAATGGCCGCAGCCGCAGCCATCGCCGGGCACTTCGTCGATGTGCGCAAGTGGTCAGAAATTCAGGAAGCAGTGGAGGCAGCAAACTAA
- the leuD gene encoding 3-isopropylmalate dehydratase small subunit, with translation MEPFKTITSLAAPLDRVNVDTDQIIPKQFLKRIERSGYGEFLFFDWRRIQEGPNAGEPDSAFPLNNSKYKGAKILVAGKNFGCGSSREHAAWALSDFGFRAVIAPSFADIFFSNAGKNGIVLIRLSEEQVALLLNRAATTPNYQLTVSLEAQTVTDAEGFHATFEIDPFRKYCLTEGLDDIGLTLRHAAALDAFEAQHDEANWLKPRA, from the coding sequence ATGGAACCCTTCAAGACCATCACATCGCTCGCCGCTCCACTCGATCGCGTCAACGTCGACACCGACCAGATTATCCCCAAGCAGTTTCTCAAGCGCATCGAGCGCTCCGGCTACGGCGAATTCCTCTTCTTCGACTGGCGCAGAATTCAGGAAGGCCCTAACGCCGGCGAACCCGACTCAGCCTTCCCGCTGAACAACTCAAAGTACAAGGGCGCAAAGATCCTCGTTGCGGGTAAAAACTTCGGCTGCGGCTCCAGCCGCGAACACGCCGCCTGGGCGCTCAGCGACTTCGGCTTCCGCGCCGTCATCGCCCCCAGCTTCGCCGACATCTTTTTCTCGAACGCAGGCAAGAACGGCATCGTCCTCATCCGGCTTAGCGAAGAACAGGTCGCATTGCTTCTGAACCGTGCAGCAACCACGCCAAACTATCAGCTAACCGTCTCACTCGAAGCCCAGACCGTCACCGACGCCGAAGGCTTCCACGCCACTTTCGAAATCGATCCCTTCCGCAAATACTGCCTGACCGAAGGCCTCGACGACATCGGCCTCACCCTGCGCCACGCCGCCGCCCTCGATGCCTTCGAAGCCCAACACGACGAAGCCAACTGGCTCAAACCTCGAGCGTAG
- a CDS encoding 16S rRNA (uracil(1498)-N(3))-methyltransferase: MTRRRWIADTFTDSTASLLGAQAEHLARVLRAQPGMNADVVAGARVYHATIASVASEEVVFALLEEIPAESALPITLLLSIFKFDRMEWAIEKATELGVGSIVPVIARRTEKHLAQAADKRVERWRRLAQEAAKQSRRADIPAIAEPIALAARLAQTSSAQQILLAEDEQNNTLRRRIETALASAESELPDFELAIGPEGGWTPEELTLFAKHNWQSASLGPRILRAETAAITALAITSALL, encoded by the coding sequence ATGACTCGACGCCGCTGGATCGCCGACACCTTTACCGACAGCACCGCAAGTCTCCTCGGTGCACAGGCTGAACATCTTGCACGCGTCCTGCGAGCACAGCCCGGAATGAATGCCGACGTTGTGGCCGGTGCACGCGTTTATCACGCGACCATCGCAAGCGTAGCCAGCGAAGAAGTAGTCTTCGCGCTTCTGGAAGAGATCCCTGCCGAATCAGCTCTGCCCATCACTCTGTTGCTCTCGATCTTCAAATTCGACCGCATGGAATGGGCCATTGAGAAAGCCACGGAGCTCGGCGTAGGCAGCATCGTTCCCGTGATCGCCCGTCGAACAGAGAAACATCTCGCACAAGCCGCCGATAAGCGCGTCGAACGCTGGCGTCGATTGGCGCAGGAAGCAGCGAAACAATCCCGACGTGCCGACATTCCCGCTATTGCAGAACCCATCGCACTCGCAGCACGCCTCGCGCAGACATCGAGCGCGCAACAAATCCTCTTAGCCGAAGATGAGCAAAACAACACACTTCGCCGGCGCATCGAAACCGCACTGGCATCTGCGGAATCAGAGCTGCCTGACTTTGAATTGGCCATTGGACCCGAAGGCGGCTGGACTCCCGAAGAACTCACGCTCTTCGCCAAACACAACTGGCAATCCGCATCTCTCGGCCCAAGAATTCTGCGCGCCGAAACCGCCGCGATCACAGCCCTCGCCATCACATCCGCTCTGCTTTAA
- a CDS encoding DUF2778 domain-containing protein, whose amino-acid sequence MWSYDSANGNLSQDGAFVGTGYSGFGNGVNNPAEEMDADIGPVPRGNYTIEPFFDDPGGKGPIVAHLEPAPENTMFGRTGFMIHGDNAAMNHTASHGCIILARDIRQQISDSGDTALEVV is encoded by the coding sequence ATGTGGAGCTATGACAGCGCAAACGGAAATCTCAGCCAGGACGGCGCTTTCGTCGGTACCGGCTACTCCGGCTTCGGCAACGGAGTCAATAATCCTGCCGAAGAAATGGACGCCGACATCGGACCGGTCCCGCGCGGTAACTACACCATCGAACCATTCTTCGATGACCCCGGCGGCAAAGGCCCCATCGTGGCGCATCTCGAACCCGCACCGGAGAACACGATGTTTGGCCGCACAGGATTCATGATCCACGGTGACAACGCCGCGATGAACCACACCGCAAGCCACGGCTGCATCATCCTTGCTCGCGACATTCGTCAACAGATTTCCGACTCGGGCGACACCGCGCTCGAAGTCGTGTAG
- a CDS encoding LysR family transcriptional regulator: METFLAVAEERSFSRAAVRLHRTQPAISQVIRKLEESVGEVLLDRAARDGSLTAAGELLREYATRLLALRREASSAMEELKSLERGRLQLAANEYTCLYLLPVLDAFRKLHPKIDVTVHRSLASRIPEELNLRIFELGVISFKPDTEQYRSVAVYADTLAFVVNPNHALARAKRVSITDLGEETFVAHNVPSPLRRKVIEAFERHRTPLHMRIELPSIEAIKRFVAMGNGVALVPRLTVARELETGDLVAVPVDELEFRRLLRLVYRRNMKLSYAATAFLQTVRSMAAEAGAPFHYQVERG, translated from the coding sequence TTGGAGACGTTTCTGGCGGTTGCGGAGGAGCGCAGCTTTTCGCGCGCGGCGGTGCGGCTGCATCGGACGCAGCCGGCCATCAGCCAGGTCATTCGCAAGCTGGAGGAGTCGGTTGGCGAGGTGCTGCTGGACCGCGCGGCGCGGGATGGTTCGCTGACCGCTGCGGGCGAGTTGCTGCGCGAGTACGCGACGCGATTGCTGGCGCTGCGGCGCGAGGCCTCGTCTGCGATGGAGGAACTGAAGTCACTGGAGCGCGGGCGGTTGCAGCTTGCTGCGAATGAATATACGTGTCTGTATCTGCTGCCGGTGCTCGATGCCTTTCGCAAGCTGCATCCGAAGATCGATGTAACGGTGCATCGCTCGCTCGCGAGCCGGATTCCGGAGGAACTGAATCTCCGGATCTTCGAGTTAGGCGTCATCTCGTTCAAGCCGGATACGGAGCAGTATCGATCCGTGGCCGTATACGCAGATACGCTGGCGTTTGTGGTGAATCCAAATCATGCACTGGCTCGTGCAAAGCGGGTTTCGATTACCGATCTCGGCGAGGAGACCTTTGTGGCACACAACGTGCCCTCCCCGTTGAGGCGGAAAGTGATTGAAGCGTTTGAACGTCACCGCACGCCATTGCACATGCGGATCGAGTTGCCTTCCATTGAGGCGATCAAGCGATTTGTCGCCATGGGCAACGGAGTTGCGCTGGTGCCGCGACTGACTGTAGCCCGCGAACTTGAGACGGGTGATCTGGTTGCTGTTCCGGTCGATGAGCTGGAATTTCGGCGGCTGCTGCGATTGGTGTATAGAAGGAATATGAAGCTGTCCTATGCCGCCACCGCGTTTTTGCAGACGGTGCGTTCCATGGCTGCGGAAGCCGGAGCGCCGTTTCACTACCAGGTGGAGCGGGGGTAG
- the ilvN gene encoding acetolactate synthase small subunit: MLHTFVAYVEDKPGVLTRVASLFRRLNINIISLAVGHSERPGISRMTIVCDAPDQAADRIRASLYKLDDVVDVDDIAKAPNVTRELALIKVAANAHNRSHIFELAEVFRARIVDLAPESLMIEITGVESKIEGLIQVLNETEDRVLEVCRSGKMTMRRGKHSTGVLRAMGAGEPDIPKPGNLPLENGPDNFADNI; the protein is encoded by the coding sequence ATGCTGCACACATTCGTAGCCTATGTCGAAGACAAACCCGGCGTACTCACTCGGGTCGCCTCGCTCTTCCGCCGGCTTAACATCAACATCATCTCGCTCGCGGTCGGTCACAGCGAACGCCCCGGCATCTCGCGTATGACCATCGTTTGCGATGCGCCCGATCAGGCCGCAGACCGCATTCGCGCCAGTCTCTATAAGCTGGATGACGTCGTCGACGTCGATGACATCGCCAAGGCGCCTAACGTCACCCGCGAACTTGCGCTCATCAAGGTGGCCGCAAACGCACACAACCGGTCCCACATCTTTGAGCTTGCTGAAGTCTTCCGCGCCCGCATCGTCGATCTGGCTCCGGAATCGCTGATGATCGAGATCACCGGCGTCGAAAGCAAGATCGAAGGCCTCATCCAGGTGCTTAACGAAACCGAAGACCGTGTCCTCGAAGTCTGCCGCAGCGGTAAAATGACCATGCGCCGCGGCAAGCACTCCACCGGAGTCCTCCGCGCCATGGGCGCTGGCGAACCCGACATCCCCAAACCCGGCAATCTGCCGCTCGAAAACGGCCCGGACAACTTCGCCGACAACATCTAA
- the ilvD gene encoding dihydroxy-acid dehydratase, producing the protein MTVEGKRQSIPLTEGPNRAAARSYLRGVGFSKEDLHKPIIGVANTWTEIGTCNMHLRDIAEAVKQGIREAGGTPMEFNTITISDGITMGTQGMKASLVSREVIADSVELVARGNLFDGIVGIGGCDKNMPAIIMALCRLNIPGLMLYGGSIAPGKLNGNDITILNVFEAIGSHARGAIDDAGLEAVEAAACPGAGACGGQFTANTMAMAAEILGISPIYLSGVPATSPDKHEASRQAGHILMDAVRANRRPSDIITRASIENAIASVAASGGSTNGVLHLLAIAREMNIPLTIDDFDRISDKTPFICDLSPAGKYVASDYQAAGGSRLLAQRMIKAGLADGSVLTISGKTLAEEAAQAVETPGQPVIKTFEAPIKEHGGLVILKGNLSPEGSVMKIAAADRVEHRGPARVFDSEDDCFAAVQAQKINPGDVLVIRYEGPKGGPGMREMLQVTAAVSSNAALSATVALMTDGRFSGATRGFTVGHVAPEAQVGGPIALIREGDIIHFDIPNRKLTLEVSEDELAKRKTQWKAPDLRFKTGVFAKYVDRVKSASEGAITI; encoded by the coding sequence ATGACCGTTGAAGGTAAGCGCCAGAGCATCCCGTTGACCGAAGGCCCAAATCGCGCCGCCGCACGCAGCTATCTGCGCGGCGTCGGATTCAGCAAAGAGGACCTGCACAAGCCCATTATCGGCGTCGCCAACACCTGGACTGAAATCGGCACATGCAACATGCATCTGCGCGATATCGCTGAAGCCGTCAAGCAAGGCATCCGCGAAGCCGGCGGCACTCCGATGGAGTTCAACACCATCACCATCTCCGACGGCATCACCATGGGCACGCAGGGCATGAAGGCCTCGCTGGTCTCCCGCGAAGTCATCGCCGACTCCGTCGAGCTCGTCGCGCGCGGCAACCTCTTCGATGGCATCGTCGGCATCGGCGGCTGCGACAAGAACATGCCTGCCATCATCATGGCGCTCTGCCGTCTCAACATACCCGGCCTCATGCTCTATGGCGGGTCGATTGCTCCGGGCAAGCTCAACGGCAACGACATCACTATCTTGAATGTTTTCGAAGCCATCGGCTCGCACGCACGTGGAGCCATCGACGACGCTGGCCTCGAAGCCGTCGAAGCGGCCGCGTGTCCCGGAGCCGGAGCCTGCGGCGGCCAGTTCACTGCCAATACCATGGCCATGGCTGCTGAGATCCTCGGCATCTCGCCGATCTATCTCTCTGGAGTTCCCGCGACCTCGCCCGACAAGCACGAAGCCTCGCGCCAGGCCGGCCACATCCTCATGGATGCCGTCCGCGCCAACCGTCGCCCCTCCGACATCATTACCCGCGCATCGATCGAGAATGCCATCGCCTCGGTCGCAGCCTCGGGCGGATCGACCAACGGCGTCCTGCACTTACTCGCAATCGCACGTGAGATGAACATTCCTCTCACTATCGACGACTTCGACCGCATCAGCGATAAGACGCCTTTCATCTGCGACCTTTCTCCCGCAGGGAAATACGTCGCCTCGGATTACCAGGCCGCGGGCGGATCGCGTCTTCTCGCTCAGCGCATGATCAAGGCTGGTCTCGCAGATGGCTCTGTGCTTACGATCAGCGGCAAGACTCTCGCCGAAGAAGCAGCCCAGGCAGTCGAGACTCCCGGACAGCCCGTCATCAAGACCTTCGAAGCGCCGATCAAGGAACATGGCGGTCTGGTCATCCTCAAGGGCAACCTGTCGCCCGAGGGCTCTGTGATGAAGATCGCCGCAGCGGATCGCGTCGAACATCGCGGTCCGGCCCGCGTCTTTGACTCCGAAGACGATTGCTTCGCTGCCGTGCAGGCGCAGAAGATCAACCCCGGCGACGTGCTAGTCATCCGCTATGAAGGCCCCAAAGGCGGCCCCGGTATGCGCGAAATGCTCCAGGTCACCGCAGCCGTCAGCTCCAACGCGGCTCTCAGCGCCACCGTAGCTCTTATGACCGACGGCCGTTTCAGCGGCGCCACTCGTGGATTTACAGTCGGCCACGTCGCACCGGAGGCGCAGGTCGGCGGCCCCATCGCACTCATCCGCGAAGGCGACATCATCCACTTCGACATTCCCAACCGCAAGCTCACGTTGGAAGTCAGCGAAGACGAGCTCGCAAAACGCAAAACACAATGGAAGGCCCCCGATCTGCGCTTCAAGACTGGCGTCTTCGCGAAGTATGTTGACCGCGTGAAGTCCGCGTCAGAAGGCGCAATCACCATCTAG
- the ilvB gene encoding biosynthetic-type acetolactate synthase large subunit, which translates to MSNHDEKENNAHLTTPTRLTGSEIVWATLVGEGVTEVFGYPGGAILPIYDALRKFPIHHILVRHEQGAAHMADGYARASGKVGVAMATSGPGATNLVTGIATAMMDSIPMVCITGQVPSKVLGTDAFQEIDITGITLPITKHNFLITRTQDIAPAIRQAFQIAKSGRPGPVLVDITKDAQQSAAIFDFAAAKPAPYEPHPMLSVMGTHLREAADLIRTAKRPVILAGHGILQSNAGEQIRTLAERMQIPVGTTLLGLGSFPASHPLNMGMMGMHGESWVNHAIQEADLLIACGMRFDDRVIGTPSTYSPNSKKIHIEIDPAEINKNIKADVALVGDLRNVLEQLLPLLPGRDGSAWLNTIAASKGTAAVRDIKNLPDSGHLYAAHVMHDLWRITEGRAIVSTDVGQHQMWEAQYYRHDYPRTLITSGGLGTMGFALPSGIGAKVACPDKEVWVIAGDGGFQMTAAELATIVQEKLNVNIAIINNGYLGMVRQWQEFFYEKNYESTPLVSPDFVKLADAHGIPGLAVRTRAELESAVQTARSHNGAFLLNFLVEQEDSVYPMIPAGSALHEMIRRPDNPLVEKPQD; encoded by the coding sequence ATGAGCAATCACGACGAGAAAGAGAACAACGCGCACCTCACAACCCCGACCCGCCTGACTGGCTCAGAGATCGTCTGGGCCACGCTGGTCGGCGAGGGCGTCACGGAAGTCTTCGGCTACCCTGGCGGAGCGATCCTGCCCATCTATGACGCGTTGCGCAAGTTCCCCATCCACCACATCCTCGTGCGCCACGAGCAGGGCGCGGCGCACATGGCGGACGGCTACGCGCGCGCCAGCGGCAAGGTCGGCGTGGCCATGGCCACCAGTGGCCCCGGCGCGACCAACCTGGTTACCGGCATCGCCACCGCCATGATGGATTCCATCCCCATGGTCTGCATCACTGGCCAGGTTCCGAGCAAGGTCCTCGGCACCGATGCCTTTCAGGAAATCGACATCACCGGCATCACACTGCCCATCACCAAGCATAATTTCCTCATCACGCGCACTCAGGACATCGCGCCAGCAATCCGCCAGGCCTTCCAGATCGCAAAATCCGGACGCCCCGGCCCGGTCCTGGTCGATATCACCAAAGACGCGCAGCAATCCGCCGCGATCTTCGACTTCGCCGCGGCTAAACCTGCGCCCTACGAGCCACACCCGATGCTCTCGGTGATGGGCACACACCTGCGCGAAGCCGCCGACCTCATCCGCACCGCCAAGCGCCCCGTCATCCTCGCCGGTCACGGCATCCTGCAATCGAACGCAGGCGAACAGATCCGCACTCTGGCCGAGCGCATGCAAATCCCCGTCGGAACGACCCTCCTTGGCCTTGGATCATTCCCTGCCTCGCATCCCCTCAATATGGGCATGATGGGCATGCACGGCGAGTCCTGGGTCAACCACGCCATTCAGGAAGCCGACCTGCTCATCGCCTGCGGGATGCGCTTCGACGACCGCGTCATCGGCACGCCCTCGACGTATTCCCCCAACTCAAAGAAGATTCACATCGAGATCGACCCTGCCGAGATCAACAAAAACATCAAAGCCGACGTAGCGCTCGTTGGCGATCTGCGCAACGTTCTCGAACAACTGCTCCCGCTGCTCCCAGGCCGGGACGGCTCGGCGTGGCTCAACACCATCGCCGCAAGCAAAGGCACCGCCGCCGTCCGCGACATCAAGAACCTGCCGGACAGCGGGCACCTATACGCAGCCCACGTCATGCACGACCTCTGGCGCATCACCGAAGGCCGCGCCATCGTCTCGACCGACGTAGGCCAGCACCAGATGTGGGAAGCGCAGTACTATCGCCATGACTACCCGCGCACCCTCATCACCTCCGGCGGCCTGGGAACCATGGGCTTCGCGCTCCCATCCGGAATCGGCGCCAAAGTCGCGTGCCCGGACAAGGAAGTCTGGGTGATCGCGGGCGACGGCGGCTTCCAGATGACAGCAGCCGAGCTTGCCACCATCGTCCAGGAAAAGCTCAATGTCAACATCGCCATCATCAACAACGGCTACCTCGGCATGGTCCGCCAGTGGCAGGAGTTCTTCTACGAGAAGAACTACGAGTCCACCCCGCTCGTCAGCCCCGACTTCGTCAAGCTCGCCGACGCGCACGGCATACCAGGCCTGGCCGTTCGCACTCGGGCCGAACTCGAATCCGCAGTACAGACCGCGCGCAGCCACAACGGAGCGTTCCTGCTGAACTTCCTCGTCGAACAGGAAGACTCCGTCTACCCGATGATTCCCGCGGGTTCAGCCCTGCACGAAATGATCCGGCGACCAGACAATCCGCTGGTCGAGAAACCGCAGGACTAA
- the leuB gene encoding 3-isopropylmalate dehydrogenase, which yields MKLKLLVVAGDGIGPEVANEAVSVLRLVANASGHELKIEEKRIGGIAIDTDGTPLPEDTLNAALASDAVFLGAVGGNKWNALPPNTRPEAGLLQLRAALGGFANLRPAFAIKELAVNSPLRTEVIEGADILFVRELLGGLYFGQPREWNKISGEAWNTMRYTNEEVVRVARIAFQLAQKRGKKVTSVDKANVLEVSQLWRAVVTEVATEFPDVTLEHQLVDSMAMLLMTSPRNYDVVLTENLFGDILSDESAVITGSLGMLPSATIGGAVNLYEPIHGSAPDIAGKGLANPLGAILTGALVLRHSAGLEAEAVAIETAVRKVLEAGFRTADLARGNTSDFKVLSTTEMGKQVRETVSTLLSAPVN from the coding sequence ATGAAACTGAAATTATTGGTCGTAGCCGGAGACGGCATCGGCCCGGAAGTCGCCAACGAAGCAGTCTCCGTACTTCGCCTCGTCGCCAACGCCAGCGGTCATGAACTGAAAATCGAAGAGAAGCGCATCGGCGGCATAGCCATCGACACCGACGGCACTCCGCTCCCGGAAGACACTCTGAACGCCGCTCTTGCCTCCGACGCCGTCTTCCTCGGCGCAGTCGGGGGCAACAAGTGGAATGCCCTGCCGCCCAATACGCGCCCCGAAGCCGGCCTGTTGCAGCTTCGTGCCGCGCTCGGTGGCTTCGCGAACCTGCGGCCTGCGTTCGCCATTAAAGAACTCGCTGTCAACAGCCCCCTGCGCACCGAAGTCATCGAAGGCGCCGACATCCTCTTCGTCCGCGAATTGCTCGGTGGTCTCTACTTCGGCCAGCCCCGCGAATGGAACAAGATTTCCGGCGAGGCATGGAACACCATGCGATACACCAACGAAGAAGTTGTGCGCGTCGCCCGCATCGCTTTCCAGCTCGCCCAAAAGCGCGGCAAGAAAGTCACCTCCGTCGATAAAGCGAACGTGCTCGAAGTGTCGCAGCTCTGGCGCGCCGTCGTCACCGAGGTTGCAACAGAATTTCCGGACGTGACGCTTGAACACCAACTCGTAGACTCCATGGCCATGCTTCTAATGACCAGCCCGCGCAACTACGACGTCGTCCTCACCGAAAACCTTTTCGGCGACATCCTTTCGGATGAATCCGCCGTCATCACCGGCTCGCTCGGCATGTTGCCCTCAGCCACGATCGGCGGCGCGGTCAATCTCTACGAGCCGATTCACGGCTCCGCGCCCGATATCGCAGGCAAAGGCCTCGCCAATCCGCTCGGCGCAATCCTCACCGGAGCGCTGGTCCTTCGTCACTCCGCGGGCCTTGAAGCAGAAGCGGTAGCCATCGAGACCGCGGTGCGCAAGGTTCTCGAAGCTGGCTTCCGCACAGCGGACCTGGCTCGCGGAAATACTTCAGACTTCAAAGTTCTTTCGACCACCGAGATGGGCAAGCAAGTCCGCGAAACCGTCAGTACATTGCTCTCCGCACCAGTCAACTAA
- a CDS encoding 2-isopropylmalate synthase, translating into MPTDTNHVLIFDTTLRDGEQSPGCSMTTQEKLSMAHALEDLGVDILEAGFAMASEGDFAAIATITQAIRAPRITSLARAKREDIEMAARSLEHADRARIHVFLASSDLHLEFKLKMSREQALAQAAESVRQARSLCDDVEFSPEDATRSDRDYLVEMVRVAIEAGATTINMPDTVGYSTPEEYGQMFREVRERIPAIDAQGIILSSHCHDDLGLAVANSLAAVAAGARQVECTINGVGERAGNAALEEVAAALYVRADHYGITTAIKLDKLYPTSQTLGQLITFGPSPNKAIVGANAFAHESGIHQHGMLANPLCYEIMTPASVGAATTTLVLGKHSGRAALRNRLEQLGFTISREELQQTYYRFVALADRKKNIYDQDLIGLLPQQIRDRRPISYAEVD; encoded by the coding sequence ATGCCGACTGATACCAACCATGTTCTGATCTTCGATACCACCCTTCGCGACGGCGAGCAGTCCCCAGGCTGCAGCATGACCACCCAGGAAAAGCTCTCGATGGCCCACGCCCTCGAAGACCTCGGCGTCGATATCCTCGAAGCCGGCTTCGCGATGGCCTCGGAAGGCGACTTCGCCGCCATCGCCACCATCACGCAGGCCATCCGCGCGCCGCGCATCACTTCTCTGGCCCGGGCCAAGCGCGAAGACATCGAGATGGCCGCGCGCTCGTTGGAACACGCCGACCGCGCCCGCATCCATGTCTTCCTCGCTTCGAGCGACCTGCATCTCGAATTCAAGCTCAAGATGAGCCGCGAACAGGCCCTCGCGCAGGCGGCCGAGTCCGTGCGCCAGGCGCGCAGCCTCTGCGACGACGTCGAGTTCTCACCCGAAGACGCCACCCGCTCCGACCGCGACTACCTCGTCGAAATGGTGCGCGTCGCAATTGAAGCCGGCGCCACCACCATCAACATGCCCGACACCGTCGGCTACAGCACGCCAGAGGAATACGGCCAGATGTTCCGCGAGGTCCGCGAGCGCATTCCCGCTATTGACGCCCAGGGCATCATCCTTTCCTCGCATTGCCACGATGATCTCGGCCTCGCGGTCGCCAACTCACTCGCCGCAGTAGCCGCCGGAGCACGCCAGGTGGAGTGCACCATCAACGGCGTAGGAGAACGCGCTGGCAACGCAGCCCTCGAAGAGGTTGCCGCCGCTCTCTACGTGCGCGCCGATCACTACGGCATCACCACTGCAATCAAGCTCGACAAGCTCTACCCCACCAGCCAGACCCTCGGCCAGCTCATCACCTTCGGGCCCTCCCCCAACAAGGCCATCGTCGGAGCCAACGCCTTTGCGCACGAATCAGGCATCCATCAGCACGGCATGTTGGCCAACCCGCTCTGCTACGAAATCATGACGCCAGCCTCCGTCGGCGCAGCCACCACGACGCTGGTCCTCGGCAAGCACTCAGGCCGCGCCGCTTTGCGTAATCGTCTCGAACAACTCGGCTTCACCATTTCGCGCGAAGAACTGCAGCAGACCTATTACCGCTTCGTAGCCCTCGCCGACCGCAAGAAAAATATCTACGACCAGGACCTGATTGGCCTGTTGCCGCAGCAGATTCGCGACCGCCGCCCAATATCCTACGCCGAAGTCGACTAA